In Drosophila simulans strain w501 chromosome 3R, Prin_Dsim_3.1, whole genome shotgun sequence, a single window of DNA contains:
- the LOC120285057 gene encoding nuclear pore complex protein DDB_G0274915: MACAVLFYGLVAWALLFTVMGLLGDVERRLKYRIFHELAVHAHNKSVHPVSVSQLAEAKKRIIAAEKEPELKTMEHIQKNLLDICDLIKENPCDLRRAETCPSWRPGCYNRPTSHCPPWIPGCNVPIPPKKCWFKPGQRCPHPLGAYCHGGGWCKPGSKCPGDPLPEEKPESPQTEGNSDQLAESLKTTYPITTSPRTTTTTTTTTTTTPTTTTPTTTTPTTTTTTTTTPTTTTPTTTTITTTTTTPTTTTPTTTTPTTTTTTPTTTTSTTTTPTTTTTTTTTPTTTTTTTPTPTTTTTTTTTTATTTPTTTTPTTTTPTTTTPTTTTPTTTTTPTTTTTTYTITTFSRTSTIPTSIGLSTTLPSAKTFTTSSISLTSSITTSSPKKDIPSTSMSTLSSHFSSPIHASSSTSSGLGVCGRPGAPGGPNGPGGPMGPGGPGGPGGPGGPDGPGGPGGPGMPWGPGGPGGPGGPNGPGGPGGPGGPGGPGGPGGPCGPGCEKSRRTTRKRKCCSRAKHWTPNHTHQPNGDPITLPIGPPEIKQFRMRPIEADKLIPNDKFKISIISPSNFPMFRSQSKKNCIVAHILNSFNEEENKKSG; encoded by the exons ATGGCATGTGCTGTGCTTTTCTATG GGCTCGTAGCGTGGGCTCTTCTTTTCACAGTCATGGGACTTCTTGGGGATGTTGAACGAAGACTTAAATACCGTATATTTCACGAATTGGCTGTTCACGCTCATAACAAAAGTGTACATCCTGTTTCGGTTTCCCAATTGGCGGAGGCAAAAAAGCGGATTATTGCTGCCGAGAAAGAACCTGAATTGAAGACCATGGAACACATTCAAAAGAACCTCTTGGATATCTGTGACTTGATCAAAGAAAACCCTTGCGATCTCAGGAGGGCCGAGACCTGTCCCTCTTGGAGGCCAGGGTGTTACAACCGTCCGACGTCACATTGTCCCCCTTGGATACCGGGATGCAATGTTCCCATCCCGCCAAAAAAGTGTTGGTTCAAGCCAGGCCAGCGTTGTCCACACCCTTTAGGAGCTTATTGCCATGGAGGTGGTTGGTGTAAGCCAGGCAGCAAGTGCCCCGGTGACCCATTACCAGAGGAAAAACCAGAGTCACCACAAACGGAGGGAAATTCAGATCAATTAGCAGAGAGTCTAAAAACAACTTATCCGATAACAACGTCTCCCagaacaactacaacaacaacaacaactactacaacaacaccaactacaacaacaccaaccacAACGAcaccaactacaacaacaacaactacaacaacgcCAACTACAACGAcaccaactacaacaacaataacaactactacaacaacaccaactacaacaacaccaaccacAACGACaccaactacaactacaacaacgcCAACTACAACGACATCAACTACGACAACaccaactacaacaactacaactacaacaacaccaacaacaacaactacaacaacaccaacaccaactacaacaacgacaactacaacaacgacagctacaacaacaccaactacaacaacgccaactacaacaacaccaacTACAACGAcaccaactacaacaacaccaacaactacaacaacaccaactacaacaaccacaactTATACAATAACAACGTTTTCTAGAACATCAACAATTCCGACTTCGATAGGCCTAAGTACAACTTTACCATCAGCAAAAACATTTACTACATCTTCAATAAGTCTAACATCTTCAATCACAACATCTTCCCCGAAAAAAGATATACCAAGCACATCAATGTCAACTCTGAGTTCACATTTTTCTTCGCCAATTCATGCAAGTTCTTCAACTTCTTCTGGGCTAGGCGTATGCGGAAGGCCGGGGGCTCCAGGTGGACCAAATGGTCCAGGAGGTCCCATGGGTCCAGGTGGCCCTGGTGGTCCAGGTGGCCCTGGTGGTCCAGATGGACCTGGTGGTCCAGGGGGACCCGGCATGCCTTGGGGTCCCGGAGGACCTGGAGGACCCGGTGGTCCAAATGGACCTGGAGGCCCTGGTGGTCCCGGAGGACCTGGAGGTCCTGGTGGTCCAGGAGGACCTTGCGGTCCGGGATGTGAAAAGTCGAGAAGGACAACTCGGAAGCGAAAATGTTGCTCAAGAGCTAAGCATTGGACCCCAAACCATACACATCAACCCAATGGAGACCCCATCACCTTACCAATTGGTCCACCTGAAATAAAACAGTTTAGAATGCGGCCAATAGAGGCGGATAAATTAATTCcaaatgataaatttaaaatatcgaTTATAAGCCCAAGTAATTTTCCAATGTTCAGAAGTcaatccaaaaaaaattgcattgtCGCACATATTCTGAACTCTTTCAATGaggaagaaaataaaaagagtgGATAG